The following coding sequences lie in one Candidatus Marinarcus aquaticus genomic window:
- a CDS encoding glutamate mutase L produces MNENRLLIDVGSTYFKVAANNDVQQHFRDFNKNIFDDLKYKCEDIISKYQKEDIFICSSANGGLSTLIIGITHSFSLKYAINTAYNSGINIIDTVLYSQIEEVSIPSDLIDVVIVVGAIDGVSGVFDEKLLNYLSQINYSNIVYVGNKDDAPYLKENIEKLVILPNIIDEKLHIQEEPLKEYLTNLYQADIVGKEDIKHLYDITANQIFSTPYIVNQTLPLLVSKFKVADPYILIDIGGATTDIHYSKDLVDDNMVIDNEYDRLVFKKLGVFKSKESLIFSAKNNEFVYELLAYLKVTENIFDEQSEKALKILMQLAIFLVLCKVSNYNKAYVTLKLNALNSLVFTGGITKVLQQEDIENIVSFFYKKILNSNHNPSIVMDSNYDIWTMATRD; encoded by the coding sequence ATGAACGAAAACAGACTTTTAATCGATGTAGGAAGTACCTACTTTAAAGTTGCTGCAAACAACGATGTACAGCAACATTTCAGAGATTTCAATAAAAATATTTTTGATGATTTAAAATATAAATGTGAAGATATTATCTCAAAATATCAAAAAGAGGATATTTTTATTTGTTCATCTGCAAACGGTGGATTAAGCACACTGATTATTGGTATCACCCACTCATTTTCACTCAAATATGCAATTAACACGGCATATAACTCTGGGATTAATATCATTGATACCGTACTGTATTCACAAATTGAAGAAGTCTCTATCCCCAGCGATTTAATCGATGTTGTGATTGTTGTTGGAGCAATTGATGGTGTAAGTGGCGTATTTGATGAGAAACTTTTAAACTATTTAAGTCAAATCAACTACTCAAACATTGTTTATGTTGGAAACAAAGATGATGCTCCTTATTTAAAGGAAAACATTGAGAAATTGGTGATATTACCCAATATCATTGATGAGAAGCTTCATATTCAAGAGGAGCCTTTAAAAGAGTATTTAACCAACCTTTATCAAGCAGATATTGTCGGGAAAGAGGACATCAAACACCTTTACGATATTACAGCCAATCAAATCTTTTCAACACCGTATATTGTGAACCAAACTCTGCCACTACTTGTTTCAAAGTTTAAAGTAGCAGACCCATATATCTTAATTGATATTGGTGGAGCAACGACCGATATTCACTACTCAAAAGACTTGGTTGATGATAACATGGTCATTGACAATGAATATGACCGATTGGTTTTCAAAAAACTGGGTGTTTTCAAATCAAAAGAGTCTTTGATTTTCAGTGCAAAAAACAATGAGTTTGTATATGAACTTTTGGCCTATTTGAAAGTAACCGAAAATATCTTTGATGAACAGAGTGAAAAAGCACTTAAAATCTTAATGCAACTGGCTATTTTCTTAGTGCTTTGTAAAGTCTCTAATTACAACAAAGCTTATGTTACATTAAAACTAAATGCGCTAAACTCTTTAGTATTCACTGGTGGTATCACCAAAGTATTACAACAAGAAGATATAGAAAACATCGTTTCATTTTTTTATAAAAAAATATTAAACTCAAACCATAACCCATCTATCGTAATGGATTCAAATTACGATATTTGGACGATGGCAACACGAGATTAA
- a CDS encoding methylaspartate mutase, producing MSLLQEEREIILNNEYVDNFDFAEVEEFVKNASKDLFISYNFAKSNKMLVQPRGGFPTYNKMFALYEFFVDANVDVLPCTIDSNTRLNDYATSKKMLRLSEENEVDMLNGYPLVNHGYRTTRKMMTHFNKPISLRHGTPDARLLIETAIASGIFEIEGGPITYLLPYSKNFPLDKAFLYWKYVERVCAKYSGLNEPINRESFGPLTATLVPPCITIVIQLLEMLLSLEEGVKSFSVSFSQSGSMNQDIVMGAVIKKLAKHYAKEINCEDAKVHLVYHQWMGAFPQNKDFAEQLINMSTVIASMVGADKIITKTREEASGIPTKEANAKTVANTQYTLRILNGLPNIVDEEEEEILTEEVMSIMEAVFNDPADTLWRKVFNSIKNGIIDVPFSPHIINNNEMITIRDANKNIRIIKRGKVPISDRCYEYEKSKCDLTKDTTSIVNDIIHDIGIMQ from the coding sequence ATGAGTCTATTACAAGAAGAGAGAGAAATTATCTTAAACAACGAATATGTTGATAACTTCGATTTTGCAGAAGTAGAAGAGTTCGTTAAGAATGCCAGTAAAGACCTGTTTATTTCGTACAACTTTGCAAAAAGCAACAAGATGTTGGTACAACCACGAGGTGGATTCCCAACATATAATAAAATGTTTGCCCTGTATGAATTCTTTGTGGACGCAAATGTAGATGTTCTGCCTTGTACGATTGACTCAAATACACGACTCAATGACTATGCCACTTCTAAAAAAATGTTACGTCTATCAGAAGAGAATGAAGTAGACATGCTCAATGGTTATCCACTTGTTAACCACGGGTACAGAACCACTCGAAAGATGATGACTCATTTTAACAAACCTATTTCACTACGTCATGGAACGCCTGATGCAAGGCTTTTAATTGAGACAGCCATTGCTTCTGGAATCTTTGAAATCGAAGGTGGACCAATTACCTACTTACTGCCTTATTCAAAGAACTTTCCACTGGATAAAGCCTTTTTATACTGGAAATATGTAGAGCGAGTCTGTGCAAAATACTCTGGTTTAAATGAACCCATCAACAGAGAGTCTTTTGGACCACTCACTGCTACGCTTGTACCTCCTTGTATCACAATTGTCATACAACTTTTAGAGATGTTACTCTCACTTGAAGAGGGAGTAAAATCGTTCTCAGTTTCATTCTCACAATCAGGATCAATGAACCAAGACATTGTAATGGGTGCTGTGATTAAAAAACTTGCAAAGCATTATGCCAAAGAGATCAACTGTGAAGATGCAAAAGTGCATTTGGTTTACCATCAATGGATGGGTGCTTTCCCACAAAACAAAGATTTTGCAGAGCAACTAATTAATATGAGTACCGTGATTGCTTCAATGGTGGGTGCAGATAAAATCATTACGAAAACCAGAGAAGAAGCAAGTGGTATTCCAACTAAAGAAGCCAATGCTAAAACCGTAGCCAACACACAATATACGCTTAGAATTTTAAATGGTCTTCCAAACATTGTGGATGAAGAGGAAGAAGAGATTTTAACTGAAGAGGTTATGAGTATCATGGAAGCGGTGTTTAATGACCCAGCCGATACCTTATGGAGAAAAGTATTTAACTCAATTAAAAATGGAATCATTGATGTTCCGTTCTCTCCACATATCATCAATAACAATGAGATGATCACTATTCGAGATGCCAATAAAAACATTCGAATCATCAAACGAGGTAAAGTACCTATCTCGGATAGATGTTATGAGTATGAAAAATCTAAATGTGATTTAACCAAAGATACCACCTCTATTGTAAATGACATTATCCACGACATAGGAATTATGCAATGA
- the glmS gene encoding methylaspartate mutase subunit S — protein sequence MKVVTGVVGNDIHVVANRLIELSLKARGFEVFNLGVNTYLEEFIDAVIETDADILLISSLNGEAEGWCREVNFLKNKYGKLLDDVVFMIGGNLVVGTGSAEDIVPRFKNYGFDLVFHQVDLNTGLDELEKFMSERK from the coding sequence ATGAAAGTAGTAACAGGTGTAGTAGGAAACGATATTCACGTCGTTGCAAACAGACTGATTGAACTCTCACTCAAAGCCAGAGGTTTTGAAGTGTTTAACTTAGGTGTAAATACCTATTTAGAAGAGTTTATTGATGCAGTGATTGAAACAGATGCGGATATTCTTTTAATCTCTTCGCTCAATGGTGAAGCAGAGGGTTGGTGTCGAGAAGTCAACTTTTTAAAAAACAAATATGGAAAACTCTTAGATGACGTTGTATTTATGATTGGTGGGAATTTAGTCGTTGGTACGGGAAGTGCTGAAGACATTGTTCCACGATTTAAAAATTATGGATTTGATTTGGTATTTCACCAAGTGGATTTAAATACTGGTCTGGATGAGTTAGAAAAATTTATGAGTGAGCGAAAATGA
- the rraA gene encoding ribonuclease E activity regulator RraA, producing MSFSTADLCDEFFDKVRVLNPEFKPYGGKRKVEGTIVTMRLDKNNYDLASMLKNEAGENRIVVVDVAQEYYAVVGDNLMKFAQDNNWQAILVNGYVRDTDETQKFDVGLFAIGTCPRKYIPQTSGQRGVELSFEGVVFKDGDYLYADNDGIIITETKID from the coding sequence ATGAGTTTCAGTACAGCTGATTTATGCGATGAATTTTTTGATAAAGTACGTGTTTTAAACCCTGAGTTTAAACCATATGGTGGAAAAAGAAAAGTTGAAGGTACAATTGTGACCATGCGATTGGACAAAAACAATTATGATTTGGCTTCTATGCTTAAAAATGAAGCAGGAGAGAACCGAATTGTTGTTGTGGATGTGGCACAAGAATATTACGCAGTTGTGGGTGATAACCTTATGAAGTTTGCACAAGACAATAATTGGCAAGCCATTTTAGTCAATGGCTATGTAAGAGACACGGATGAAACACAAAAATTTGATGTGGGTCTGTTTGCTATTGGAACGTGCCCGCGAAAATATATTCCACAAACATCAGGTCAAAGAGGCGTAGAGTTAAGCTTTGAAGGTGTTGTTTTTAAAGACGGTGATTATTTGTATGCGGATAATGATGGAATTATCATCACTGAAACGAAAATAGATTAA
- a CDS encoding ComEC/Rec2 family competence protein: MNNSKLTLLNQPSDYAFFIIALLLLFSLSIFKHYQNYTVFTHNEITPVEAMVQNIYEKDEYNVIKFSTDTFTAFTSVSKHKQLQQLDTVKLYLISKQVSFFEYLKGFYTSNIKLYKLEAIKEKRAFVMQHIHTQHNSSSMKELFGALFLALPISKELREVCANYGISHLIAISGFHLGLISLFLYALLYFPYGYVHQRFFPFRNRKLDIALITSVVLLSYLIFTDMVPSLLRAFVMFVLALIFLRSNIKLLSYMTLLLTLLLILSVFPEYLFSLALWFSVAGVFYIFLFMQYFSSLPKTVQFILFNAWIFLAMNPITHAFFGATSFLQLFSPFITVAFTLFYPLVALLHLIGQGDLLDGVLQWSFSIEPHAYMVMTPWWFLMLYVLVSFAAIKSRTLFMALNILMLGFNSWLFY; the protein is encoded by the coding sequence ATGAATAATTCAAAGCTGACACTTTTAAATCAACCAAGCGATTATGCTTTTTTTATAATAGCTTTACTGCTACTTTTTAGCCTCTCTATATTCAAACACTATCAAAACTATACCGTGTTCACACACAATGAAATAACACCCGTAGAAGCAATGGTTCAAAACATTTATGAAAAAGATGAGTACAATGTCATAAAGTTCTCAACAGACACCTTTACAGCTTTTACTTCTGTTTCAAAACATAAACAATTGCAACAACTTGATACCGTAAAACTCTACCTTATTTCAAAACAAGTAAGCTTTTTTGAATACTTAAAAGGTTTTTACACTTCCAACATTAAACTTTATAAACTTGAAGCAATAAAAGAGAAAAGGGCATTTGTGATGCAACACATTCATACGCAACATAACTCTTCATCTATGAAAGAGCTCTTTGGGGCTTTGTTTTTAGCTTTGCCTATTTCAAAAGAGCTGCGCGAAGTTTGTGCAAACTATGGCATTTCACATTTGATTGCAATATCCGGATTTCATTTGGGTTTGATTTCTCTGTTTTTATACGCTCTTTTGTATTTTCCTTATGGTTATGTGCATCAACGTTTTTTCCCTTTTAGAAATCGTAAATTGGATATTGCATTGATTACTTCAGTGGTACTCCTTTCATATTTGATATTTACAGACATGGTACCATCACTGTTGCGAGCGTTTGTGATGTTTGTATTGGCATTGATTTTTTTGCGTTCGAACATCAAACTCTTATCTTACATGACTCTGCTTTTGACGCTTCTTTTGATTTTATCTGTGTTTCCTGAGTATCTTTTTTCATTGGCTTTGTGGTTTTCTGTTGCAGGTGTGTTTTATATCTTTTTATTTATGCAGTATTTCAGCTCTTTACCTAAGACAGTACAGTTTATACTCTTTAATGCTTGGATATTTTTAGCCATGAACCCTATAACGCATGCATTTTTTGGAGCAACCTCTTTTTTGCAACTCTTTTCACCTTTCATAACAGTTGCTTTTACACTCTTTTATCCCTTGGTCGCACTGCTTCATTTAATAGGTCAGGGAGATTTGCTTGATGGAGTATTACAATGGAGTTTTAGCATTGAACCTCATGCTTATATGGTAATGACACCTTGGTGGTTTTTAATGCTTTATGTGCTTGTTTCATTTGCAGCCATAAAAAGCAGAACACTTTTTATGGCGCTGAATATTTTAATGTTGGGGTTTAATAGTTGGCTGTTTTATTAA
- a CDS encoding exonuclease domain-containing protein: MPKYVLFDTETTGNQEEDKIIQFGGMIVDAKAPLEVYDELCSTDVEIKLEAMEVHNITPDMIVGKPKAVETNFYAKLQEYNSTENYLIAHNISFDLAMVQKEGFECAYQLIDTLRCARHLFADLPYHRLQYLRYALDLYKTEEAEAAKNNITIKAHDAIGDVLVMKLFLSKLVSKCREVYPDYNPMDKLVELTKTPVFVQTFKFGKYKGKSTQEVAQQDQQYLMWMKNNLELDEDMRYTLDKLTQSSAEY, encoded by the coding sequence ATGCCCAAATATGTACTGTTTGATACAGAAACAACTGGAAACCAAGAAGAGGATAAAATCATTCAATTTGGTGGAATGATTGTCGATGCAAAAGCTCCTTTAGAGGTCTATGATGAGTTATGTTCAACGGACGTTGAAATTAAACTTGAAGCCATGGAAGTACACAATATCACTCCAGATATGATTGTAGGAAAACCAAAGGCTGTTGAAACCAACTTCTATGCCAAACTGCAAGAGTACAACAGTACTGAAAACTATCTGATTGCTCATAATATCAGCTTTGATTTAGCAATGGTACAAAAAGAGGGATTTGAGTGTGCCTATCAACTCATTGATACCCTTCGATGTGCACGCCATCTTTTTGCTGATTTGCCTTACCATCGACTGCAATACCTCAGATATGCGTTAGATTTATATAAAACCGAAGAAGCAGAAGCTGCTAAAAACAATATTACGATTAAAGCACATGATGCCATTGGTGATGTTTTAGTGATGAAACTTTTTTTATCGAAGCTTGTCTCTAAATGCAGAGAGGTTTACCCTGATTATAACCCAATGGATAAACTCGTAGAACTGACCAAAACACCCGTGTTTGTTCAAACCTTTAAATTTGGTAAATACAAAGGGAAAAGCACTCAAGAAGTCGCTCAACAAGATCAACAATACCTTATGTGGATGAAAAACAATCTTGAACTTGACGAAGACATGCGTTACACACTTGATAAACTCACGCAATCTTCAGCAGAATATTAA
- the queA gene encoding tRNA preQ1(34) S-adenosylmethionine ribosyltransferase-isomerase QueA translates to MLDPLKTQSYDYSLPKELIATHPVEPADAARLLVYDRKTNTITHTTFKHLLEFLPKDLNILLNDTKVIKARIFGQKTTGGKVELLFNKPMPNNTYLCLIGGKVNIGSELLFKHELKATVLEKNRDGSRIVKFYKQNQELDFLELVDILNSIGHLPLPPYMNREDEKSDETHYQTLFAKNYGAVAAPTASLHFTPELFEQLKQQHHVDYLTLHVGAGTFKPVEAEAILDHPMHSEYYEVSSDAKAMIDSQKPLLAVGTTVTRTIEYYFRTSQELGECDLFLNTENKPLRVNHLLTNFHLPKSTLIMLIASFVGLEKTLELYNLAIEEKYRFYSYGDGMLIL, encoded by the coding sequence ATCTTAGACCCACTCAAAACTCAAAGCTATGACTACTCTTTACCCAAAGAGCTCATAGCAACCCACCCCGTTGAGCCTGCAGATGCAGCCAGACTGCTTGTTTATGACAGAAAAACCAATACCATCACTCACACCACTTTTAAACATCTTTTAGAGTTTTTACCCAAGGATTTAAACATACTTTTAAATGACACCAAAGTCATCAAAGCACGTATTTTTGGACAAAAAACAACGGGTGGAAAAGTGGAACTTCTTTTTAATAAACCCATGCCCAATAATACCTACTTGTGTCTGATTGGTGGAAAAGTCAATATTGGCAGTGAACTGCTTTTTAAGCATGAGTTAAAGGCCACGGTTTTAGAAAAAAACAGAGATGGTTCGCGTATTGTTAAGTTTTACAAACAAAACCAAGAGCTGGACTTTTTAGAACTGGTTGATATACTCAACAGTATTGGGCATTTGCCTTTGCCTCCTTATATGAACCGTGAAGATGAAAAGAGTGATGAAACACACTATCAAACACTCTTTGCTAAAAACTATGGTGCAGTAGCAGCACCCACAGCTTCACTGCACTTTACACCTGAACTTTTTGAACAACTCAAACAACAACATCACGTGGATTATTTGACACTTCATGTGGGTGCAGGTACGTTTAAACCCGTAGAAGCAGAAGCGATTTTAGACCACCCTATGCACAGCGAATATTATGAAGTCTCCAGTGATGCAAAAGCCATGATTGATTCACAAAAACCACTGCTTGCAGTAGGAACAACCGTAACAAGAACAATCGAGTATTATTTTAGAACGAGTCAAGAACTTGGAGAGTGTGATTTATTCTTAAACACCGAAAATAAGCCACTTAGAGTCAATCATCTGCTTACAAATTTCCACTTACCCAAATCTACTCTGATTATGCTCATTGCATCGTTTGTGGGATTGGAAAAAACATTGGAACTTTACAACCTGGCCATTGAAGAGAAATACCGTTTTTACTCTTACGGTGACGGAATGTTAATACTATAA